From Pelagicoccus albus, the proteins below share one genomic window:
- a CDS encoding 3-deoxy-7-phosphoheptulonate synthase: MKSDLLEQTAVSTAEVDDQCISIPSPFQMRQNLPLDENGQATVARARTEIGDILQGKDSERLLILCGPCSIDNVNSALVYAERFARLAEEVLDKALLVMRTYFEKPRSVVGWKGLLYDPMTEGERSPAAGIALARRLLARLTGSGVSCATEFLNPLLAPYLEDCMSYGSIGARTVESQIHRELASRLEMPIGLKNGMDGGLSSAVNAVRSAQSSHSFYSQDLHGCPALVSTQGNNGAHVILRGGSNGPNFDSKSVSNAVDAGRLLGLSRGVVVDCSHGNSGKDHRKQASVAMEVLRQKVAGQDGIAGIMLESNLVAGQQSANAGPRVFGQSITDACIGWKDTECLVRELAASL; the protein is encoded by the coding sequence ATGAAAAGCGATTTACTAGAACAGACTGCTGTCTCGACAGCCGAAGTTGACGACCAGTGCATTTCGATACCAAGCCCTTTCCAGATGCGTCAAAATTTGCCGCTCGACGAAAATGGCCAGGCGACCGTTGCAAGAGCCAGAACGGAGATCGGAGACATCTTGCAGGGCAAGGATTCTGAGCGTCTGCTTATCTTGTGCGGTCCGTGCTCAATCGACAATGTCAACTCGGCCCTCGTGTACGCAGAGCGCTTCGCCAGGCTTGCGGAAGAGGTGCTGGATAAGGCTCTTCTCGTGATGCGTACCTACTTCGAAAAGCCTCGCAGCGTGGTGGGTTGGAAGGGGCTCCTCTACGATCCCATGACTGAAGGTGAGCGAAGCCCTGCAGCGGGAATCGCTCTGGCCCGTCGGCTACTTGCTCGCTTGACGGGTAGCGGGGTATCCTGTGCCACGGAATTCCTTAATCCTCTTCTGGCGCCCTACTTGGAGGATTGTATGTCCTACGGTTCGATTGGGGCCAGAACCGTGGAAAGCCAGATTCATCGCGAGTTGGCGAGTCGTTTGGAGATGCCGATCGGCCTGAAAAACGGCATGGATGGCGGTCTGAGTTCTGCTGTGAACGCGGTACGCTCCGCTCAAAGTTCGCACTCATTCTACTCCCAAGATTTGCACGGATGTCCTGCCTTGGTTTCGACTCAGGGAAATAATGGTGCCCATGTCATCCTCAGAGGAGGTTCGAACGGGCCTAATTTCGACTCAAAAAGCGTTTCGAATGCGGTCGATGCGGGGAGATTGCTAGGTTTATCTCGTGGCGTGGTGGTAGATTGCTCCCATGGCAATTCTGGAAAGGACCACCGAAAACAGGCCTCTGTGGCGATGGAGGTTCTGCGTCAGAAGGTCGCGGGACAGGACGGAATCGCGGGTATCATGCTCGAGAGCAATCTCGTGGCTGGACAGCAGTCTGCGAATGCGGGGCCGCGAGTATTCGGACAGTCGATCACCGACGCGTGTATCGGTTGGAAGGATACTGAATGTCTGGTTCGCGAGCTTGCAGCTTCTCTCTAG
- a CDS encoding Ig-like domain-containing protein produces the protein MSATNFEKIGKLRRSLLVFSAFALGMAASWVQADEVELTWTDNSDNEEGFNVERKSGDGEYLLLATVDADTEAYLDSSAEPGVVYSYRVSAYNSFGSSDYSNVAAHYINVAPSISSIEPVELAANESASGLEFTISDFEDSAEDLILSVSSSDESVIDETGITLGGSGSSRTISLDPLSNGGFATITVSVSDGEDSASMQFLLSIGSYDYPSLELGIDTIAGQARAGESFTVSSVFSDSSDVAAVSFTLDGVLIEEVSSSPYELTFGISETGSYTLVATASFLGAEGTVSDQLSISVSEAPSSSDIVSNLKTTAIDGEGSTVEGGYDLATDTFYLEDELGVIAGTSDSPSYYYLRVEGDVSVIARLDAFVSASNQSVAGLMLRSALYGPATQASLLLNDSGSLVARSRQSRGASVEGVSVKTDFELGSWLKIDRDGETITFYTKSGDGDWETIHSMVLDLGSPVFVGFAVAAGSAEGTASASFSHVSLDGTILELGEDAREPEVPTGLIITPLSN, from the coding sequence ATGTCAGCCACTAATTTTGAAAAAATAGGAAAGCTCCGCAGATCGCTGCTCGTTTTCTCCGCGTTTGCGTTGGGGATGGCGGCGAGCTGGGTCCAGGCCGATGAGGTCGAACTCACCTGGACCGACAATTCCGACAACGAAGAAGGGTTCAATGTAGAGCGTAAATCGGGAGATGGTGAATATCTATTGCTCGCTACTGTCGACGCAGACACTGAAGCCTATTTAGACAGCTCCGCTGAGCCGGGAGTCGTATACAGTTATCGAGTTTCCGCCTACAATTCGTTTGGGTCCTCCGATTATTCGAATGTAGCTGCGCACTACATAAATGTAGCTCCTTCGATATCCTCGATCGAGCCAGTGGAGCTTGCCGCCAACGAATCGGCCTCTGGTTTAGAGTTCACCATCTCTGACTTCGAAGATTCGGCAGAAGATTTGATCCTCTCCGTAAGCAGCAGCGATGAATCTGTTATCGATGAAACGGGAATCACCCTTGGAGGTTCGGGTTCGAGCCGAACCATTTCCTTGGATCCTTTGAGTAACGGCGGTTTTGCTACCATCACTGTCTCCGTTTCGGACGGCGAGGATTCCGCTTCGATGCAGTTCCTTTTGTCTATTGGTTCCTACGACTACCCGAGCTTAGAACTCGGTATCGATACAATCGCCGGTCAAGCGAGAGCGGGTGAGAGCTTCACAGTGAGTTCGGTATTCTCTGACTCTAGCGATGTGGCGGCGGTTTCGTTTACCCTAGATGGCGTTTTGATCGAAGAAGTTTCTTCGTCCCCTTACGAGCTAACGTTCGGAATATCGGAAACGGGAAGCTACACTTTGGTAGCTACGGCTTCGTTCCTCGGAGCGGAAGGAACCGTAAGCGATCAACTTTCAATCAGCGTGAGCGAAGCGCCTTCCAGCAGTGATATCGTTTCGAACCTCAAGACGACTGCCATCGACGGAGAAGGCTCCACTGTCGAAGGAGGGTATGACTTGGCGACCGATACCTTCTATTTGGAAGATGAGTTGGGAGTAATCGCTGGGACCTCTGACTCGCCGAGCTATTATTATCTAAGAGTCGAGGGAGATGTGTCTGTCATAGCCAGGTTGGACGCTTTCGTATCGGCTTCTAACCAGAGTGTAGCTGGTTTGATGCTTCGCTCGGCTCTTTACGGCCCTGCGACCCAAGCTTCTCTTCTCTTGAACGATTCCGGATCCTTGGTAGCAAGAAGCCGCCAGTCCCGAGGAGCTTCGGTAGAAGGCGTATCGGTTAAGACTGATTTCGAATTGGGTTCTTGGCTCAAAATCGATCGCGATGGAGAGACCATCACATTTTACACGAAAAGCGGAGATGGGGATTGGGAGACGATCCACTCCATGGTCTTGGACCTTGGTTCTCCGGTATTCGTAGGATTTGCGGTTGCTGCGGGTTCTGCAGAAGGAACAGCGAGTGCGAGCTTCAGCCATGTAAGCCTAGACGGCACCATACTTGAGCTCGGAGAAGACGCAAGGGAGCCGGAAGTGCCAACTGGTTTGATCATTACGCCACTTTCCAACTAA
- a CDS encoding DUF3450 family protein — protein MQNLRTLRNKTLSLIGLFSFTALSTQAQVDLDSARSAVSEWVAVEKLISEERSDWDSEREIITDMISLLKQEKETLIERIELAESATTEADKKRGAFVEQREEFISAMDFLGENIGKLEEKIVGLHGKFPPPLQEEVSVSFNRIPEAGAESRLSVSQRLQTIVVLLSQADKFNGGVQLVSKIQDLESGPAEVDILYFGLAGAYFQDKTGKYAGVGFPGSEGWEWKETPESASQIADLFAVYQGSAEAEFIRLPVTIK, from the coding sequence GTGCAAAATTTAAGAACCCTACGAAATAAGACCCTTTCGCTGATTGGTCTTTTCTCGTTCACAGCTCTCTCTACCCAAGCTCAGGTTGATCTAGATAGCGCCAGAAGCGCTGTTTCCGAATGGGTCGCTGTCGAGAAACTAATCTCTGAAGAAAGAAGCGATTGGGATTCCGAGCGAGAGATCATCACCGATATGATCAGCCTCTTGAAGCAGGAAAAGGAAACACTGATCGAGCGCATAGAGTTGGCTGAATCTGCGACCACTGAAGCGGACAAGAAACGTGGAGCCTTCGTGGAGCAACGTGAGGAATTCATATCAGCGATGGACTTTCTCGGCGAAAACATCGGAAAGCTCGAGGAGAAGATCGTGGGATTGCACGGCAAATTTCCGCCTCCTCTGCAGGAGGAAGTCAGCGTTTCGTTTAATCGTATCCCAGAGGCTGGGGCAGAGTCTCGGTTGTCAGTTTCTCAGCGTCTGCAAACGATCGTCGTGCTTCTGAGCCAGGCGGACAAATTCAATGGTGGGGTACAGCTAGTCTCCAAAATCCAAGATTTGGAAAGCGGACCCGCTGAAGTGGACATTTTGTATTTCGGCCTAGCTGGAGCATACTTCCAAGACAAGACAGGCAAGTACGCCGGTGTGGGCTTTCCAGGTTCTGAAGGATGGGAGTGGAAGGAAACTCCTGAAAGCGCGAGCCAGATAGCGGACCTTTTCGCGGTGTATCAAGGTTCAGCTGAAGCTGAGTTCATCCGCCTGCCAGTCACCATCAAATAA
- a CDS encoding MotA/TolQ/ExbB proton channel family protein: MRFPLLATASLLLAPLLSLSAQTSLESAVSSVESSLEDSLAELSTLRSTIADEKAPLAKDLNSLNAEVSDLRKEFEKASRTSDATTMDLSSLELNVQQRQDEVDYVVSLMTEYISNIESRADPSELDTYQPKIDSTLLAVDDPELSRIDVITAQLEAIEMGMERIDSIIGGQVFSGTAVTDSGELEEGTFVLFGPVSYFSAKNGSGGLTMAGKSGEPAVIPVKGGSDTIATVASSSSGELPLDPTLGKAIAIASTEESIAEHILKGGVWVFPILGFALVSMIISIYKLFELVTVKGLPGGAITKIVKLYRGGDKEKALHEARALPGPSGELLAVGVENADEPKELLEEILLERMIATQPKIERLLSVIAVTAATAPLLGLLGTVTGMINTFKLITIFGTGDAKSLSGGISEALITTEFGLVVAIPSLLFHAFLARRAKSIMAGLERSAMSFVNGVKATSK, from the coding sequence ATGAGATTTCCCTTACTTGCTACCGCTTCTCTTTTGCTAGCTCCGTTGCTTAGCTTATCCGCTCAAACAAGCTTGGAGTCCGCCGTTTCCTCTGTGGAATCTTCGCTTGAAGATTCGCTCGCCGAGCTCTCGACTTTGAGGTCGACGATCGCTGATGAAAAAGCGCCGCTTGCCAAAGACCTGAATTCCCTGAATGCGGAGGTCAGCGATCTCCGTAAAGAATTCGAAAAGGCTTCCCGTACCAGCGACGCGACTACAATGGATCTCTCCTCGTTGGAGTTGAACGTGCAACAACGGCAGGACGAGGTCGACTACGTTGTCAGTTTGATGACGGAGTACATTTCCAATATCGAGTCGCGAGCCGATCCTAGTGAACTGGATACTTACCAACCGAAGATCGACTCGACCTTGTTGGCGGTAGATGATCCAGAGCTTTCCCGTATCGATGTCATCACAGCCCAGCTCGAAGCGATTGAGATGGGGATGGAACGCATCGATTCGATCATTGGTGGTCAGGTTTTTTCCGGGACTGCCGTAACGGATAGCGGCGAGTTGGAAGAAGGGACTTTTGTCCTCTTCGGGCCGGTCTCTTATTTCTCGGCTAAGAATGGATCTGGCGGTTTGACGATGGCGGGTAAGTCGGGAGAACCTGCAGTTATTCCAGTCAAAGGCGGTAGCGACACCATCGCCACGGTAGCGTCCAGCTCTTCAGGCGAACTTCCCCTCGACCCGACCTTAGGAAAAGCAATCGCAATTGCCTCCACTGAAGAAAGCATCGCCGAGCACATTCTTAAGGGCGGCGTATGGGTTTTCCCAATACTTGGCTTCGCCCTCGTTTCCATGATCATCTCGATCTACAAGCTTTTCGAGCTCGTTACTGTGAAGGGCTTGCCTGGCGGAGCGATCACCAAGATCGTGAAGCTCTATCGTGGTGGAGATAAGGAGAAGGCGCTGCATGAAGCTCGTGCCCTTCCTGGACCAAGTGGCGAACTTCTGGCGGTCGGCGTTGAAAATGCGGACGAGCCGAAGGAGCTGCTCGAGGAAATCTTGCTAGAGCGCATGATCGCTACTCAGCCAAAGATCGAACGCCTGCTTTCTGTCATTGCGGTTACCGCGGCGACTGCTCCGCTTCTCGGTCTTTTGGGTACCGTAACTGGTATGATCAACACCTTTAAGTTGATAACTATCTTTGGAACGGGAGACGCGAAATCGTTATCCGGTGGTATTTCCGAAGCATTGATCACAACAGAGTTCGGTCTGGTGGTTGCGATCCCATCCTTGCTCTTCCACGCCTTCCTTGCTCGTCGGGCCAAGTCGATCATGGCCGGTCTCGAGAGATCGGCCATGTCCTTCGTGAATGGAGTCAAAGCCACTTCCAAGTAG
- a CDS encoding MotA/TolQ/ExbB proton channel family protein, producing the protein MFEELTQEVVRIWVAGGALMVPLAILGLVIYFALFEIIVYFGLNDYYNSNPDEWEHWVDRPTEANGALGDIIQYAQHDVDSMDDVRDRMEEIRSSHLSRINSRIRFSAILVGTAPLTGLLGTVTGMLNTFSGLSNSSAGNTVDLVAGGISEALITTQTGLVLAIPGYIMLNLVKRRRDQMDAFCTQVEILTLKKIEKGKIGA; encoded by the coding sequence GTGTTTGAGGAACTAACGCAAGAGGTTGTACGAATCTGGGTTGCCGGTGGCGCCTTGATGGTGCCGCTCGCCATACTGGGGCTCGTCATATACTTCGCCTTGTTTGAAATCATAGTCTACTTCGGTCTCAACGACTACTACAACAGTAACCCCGACGAATGGGAGCATTGGGTAGATCGGCCGACCGAAGCGAATGGCGCCTTGGGCGATATCATTCAATACGCGCAGCACGATGTGGATTCCATGGATGACGTACGGGATCGAATGGAGGAGATACGCTCTTCCCATCTTTCTCGTATAAACAGCCGAATCCGCTTTTCGGCCATTTTAGTCGGAACTGCGCCTCTGACCGGTTTGCTTGGTACCGTAACTGGAATGTTGAATACGTTTTCTGGTCTCTCGAACAGCTCTGCTGGCAATACCGTCGATCTCGTTGCTGGAGGAATTTCAGAGGCGCTGATTACGACTCAGACCGGCCTCGTTTTGGCTATCCCTGGCTATATTATGTTGAACCTTGTTAAGCGTCGTCGGGACCAGATGGATGCCTTTTGCACCCAGGTCGAGATTTTGACCCTCAAGAAAATAGAAAAAGGAAAAATAGGAGCTTAA
- a CDS encoding ExbD/TolR family protein, with protein MSIKRRFSDVDEGGDEINMSPLIDMVFILLIFFIVTTVFVEETGVEVNKPQASSAQDLEKNSILIAITANGKVVYGGREIGPTGVRSTVKRLSQKDKMPVIIQADKTVTTELLIRVIDEAKLAGAVSVNVSTDS; from the coding sequence ATGAGCATAAAACGCAGATTTTCCGATGTAGATGAGGGTGGGGATGAGATCAACATGTCTCCCCTCATCGATATGGTATTCATATTGTTGATTTTCTTCATAGTAACGACCGTCTTCGTTGAGGAGACCGGTGTTGAGGTGAACAAGCCTCAAGCGTCCTCGGCACAGGACTTGGAGAAGAATAGTATCCTAATTGCGATTACGGCTAATGGTAAGGTTGTGTATGGAGGCCGTGAAATAGGTCCGACTGGTGTTCGCTCTACGGTCAAAAGACTTTCCCAAAAGGATAAGATGCCTGTGATTATCCAAGCCGATAAGACTGTTACCACTGAGCTACTGATTCGCGTGATCGACGAAGCCAAGCTTGCCGGAGCGGTTTCGGTCAATGTTTCCACTGACAGCTAA
- a CDS encoding energy transducer TonB produces the protein MAQSLKETSKFENGYKPTRFRVAVLRAVIYAACSLFAIYTLLPLTQFIAGQKKDVIEYREFDIAQPPPPAPPEMDEPPEPEPEENPPPELQEPPPPLDLAQLEMAMNPGIGDAQAAGLGFGGMDAQPDALADLQLFDVKDLDERPKNLKAVKMIAPIEFRKERRSGRVTVEVQIDVNGHVKVLKVVETTSPAIVEAAIEAAEQFLWTTPMKNGEPVNARYRYTLGF, from the coding sequence ATGGCTCAGTCTCTCAAGGAAACGTCGAAGTTCGAAAACGGATACAAACCGACTCGGTTCCGTGTCGCTGTATTGCGAGCCGTGATCTATGCGGCTTGTAGCCTTTTTGCCATTTATACCTTACTTCCTCTTACCCAGTTTATCGCCGGGCAAAAGAAGGATGTCATAGAGTACCGAGAGTTCGATATCGCTCAACCGCCTCCGCCTGCGCCGCCGGAAATGGACGAGCCACCGGAGCCGGAACCTGAAGAGAACCCTCCCCCGGAATTACAGGAGCCTCCTCCTCCGCTCGATTTAGCCCAGTTGGAAATGGCGATGAATCCAGGCATCGGAGACGCGCAAGCGGCGGGCCTAGGATTTGGCGGAATGGATGCTCAGCCAGACGCCCTTGCTGATCTGCAGCTCTTCGACGTCAAAGACCTCGATGAGCGACCCAAGAATTTGAAGGCCGTGAAGATGATCGCTCCGATCGAGTTCCGTAAGGAACGACGCTCTGGACGTGTGACAGTGGAGGTTCAAATCGATGTTAACGGCCACGTGAAAGTATTGAAGGTGGTTGAGACCACTTCGCCAGCTATCGTTGAGGCTGCAATCGAAGCGGCAGAACAGTTTCTGTGGACCACTCCGATGAAAAATGGCGAACCCGTTAATGCCCGCTACCGCTATACTTTAGGATTTTAA
- a CDS encoding tetratricopeptide repeat protein has product MKKNPIKLCLATFALSFAFGQVHAASDGVYPLTENSWSNPDFKKRFLGTYGVNTDINPKVTSDEAEILQGVADLMESNPSQAITTLSEAITPETSAAFEYTIGSLYLQSGEREQAMDMYRKAIDKFPSFFRAYQNLGFALVQDGQFEEAKPMLIEAIEVGGGNGTLFGLLGYCFLNTGDSSLSLDAYRQALLFQPESNDWLLGKLNSLLDLGMNDEAVGMLSDLIEKNPSEANFWMMQANAYMGSQKFDKALANLELVSRMGKASPASLALLGDILLNEGLADLAVERYSDAVSKGGLPVAKMISSAEGLAQRGSISQSLELVSKIESDYAGELSPKNELSLLNLKASGALAQGDNSKASEILEEIVGKDPLNGKALITLGDLYRGEGDTEKAMIQYERASKVKEFEPQALISLARLEVYIKDYKSAIMHLRRANALDPKDYLEDYISRLEAVSKS; this is encoded by the coding sequence ATGAAAAAGAACCCTATCAAGCTTTGTCTCGCAACATTTGCTCTCAGTTTCGCTTTTGGACAAGTCCATGCCGCTTCGGATGGTGTCTACCCTTTGACTGAAAATTCCTGGAGTAACCCGGATTTCAAAAAACGATTCCTTGGTACTTATGGAGTCAATACGGATATAAATCCTAAGGTTACCTCCGATGAAGCCGAGATCCTGCAGGGCGTAGCGGATCTGATGGAATCGAACCCCAGTCAAGCGATCACGACCTTGTCGGAAGCGATCACCCCAGAGACCTCTGCTGCGTTCGAATACACCATCGGCAGTCTCTACCTGCAGAGTGGCGAACGCGAGCAAGCGATGGACATGTATCGCAAAGCGATCGACAAATTTCCTAGCTTCTTCAGAGCCTACCAAAACCTCGGCTTTGCCTTGGTGCAAGACGGGCAGTTCGAAGAAGCGAAACCGATGCTCATCGAAGCTATCGAAGTCGGTGGCGGAAATGGAACACTATTCGGGTTGTTGGGATACTGCTTTTTGAATACAGGGGATAGCTCTTTGAGCCTTGATGCCTACCGCCAAGCTCTTCTGTTCCAGCCTGAGAGTAATGACTGGCTGCTCGGCAAGCTGAACTCTTTGCTCGATTTGGGAATGAACGATGAAGCGGTTGGAATGTTGTCCGACTTGATCGAGAAGAATCCCTCCGAAGCAAACTTTTGGATGATGCAAGCCAACGCCTATATGGGTTCGCAAAAATTCGATAAAGCTCTGGCTAATCTGGAGCTCGTTTCCCGTATGGGAAAAGCCTCGCCAGCCAGCTTGGCCTTGCTTGGCGACATTTTGCTTAACGAAGGGCTGGCTGACTTAGCCGTGGAGCGTTACTCGGACGCTGTATCCAAGGGTGGCCTACCTGTAGCTAAAATGATTTCTTCTGCCGAGGGTCTCGCCCAACGTGGGTCGATTAGCCAGTCGCTGGAATTGGTTTCCAAGATCGAGAGCGATTACGCAGGCGAACTCTCTCCAAAGAACGAACTATCTCTCTTGAACTTGAAGGCCAGTGGCGCACTCGCCCAAGGTGACAATTCCAAAGCCTCCGAAATCTTGGAAGAGATCGTCGGCAAGGATCCTTTGAACGGTAAAGCTCTTATCACTCTTGGAGATCTCTACAGAGGCGAGGGAGATACGGAAAAGGCTATGATTCAGTATGAGCGTGCCTCTAAGGTTAAGGAATTCGAGCCTCAAGCCCTCATCTCCTTGGCCCGTCTAGAAGTCTACATCAAGGACTATAAATCAGCCATCATGCATCTCAGAAGGGCGAACGCTCTCGATCCGAAGGATTATCTGGAAGACTACATTTCTCGCCTCGAAGCTGTAAGCAAATCATAA
- a CDS encoding acetamidase/formamidase family protein — protein sequence MAHHEIDRSFTYNSWNREFPSRLSIESGDTVRIEMNDASDGQVHAEMSVEEYKLIDRTKIHALTGPISVAGAEPGDQLKIEILKYEHEGWAWTSIVPGLGLLDEDFTEPYLHIWKLDGDKTYSMPGLTLDLDPFCGIIGVQREEAGEFATRPPGPFGGNMDVKHLVAGSTLHLPVFVEGAGLCAGDCHATQGDGEVCINGMEAPMTVTFKVTLVKDKPLEAPYILTPGQLISPRYTEKPFHAFVESAVDPREACKQVVRRAIKYLMERVGLSREQAYVTCSVVLDLKVSQLVNVPTTTITGYLPEAIFNESV from the coding sequence ATGGCCCATCACGAGATAGATCGCTCTTTCACTTACAACAGTTGGAATCGGGAATTTCCGTCCCGCCTTAGTATTGAGTCCGGGGATACTGTCCGGATCGAGATGAATGACGCCAGCGATGGTCAAGTTCACGCGGAGATGTCGGTTGAAGAGTACAAGCTCATCGACCGTACTAAGATCCATGCCCTGACAGGTCCCATCTCCGTTGCAGGGGCCGAACCGGGTGACCAGCTGAAGATTGAGATACTCAAATACGAGCATGAAGGGTGGGCGTGGACGAGCATTGTTCCGGGCTTAGGATTGCTCGATGAGGATTTTACCGAGCCTTACCTTCACATATGGAAACTGGACGGCGATAAGACCTACTCCATGCCCGGGTTGACCTTGGATTTAGATCCTTTTTGTGGGATCATTGGGGTTCAGCGCGAAGAGGCTGGCGAATTTGCGACACGTCCTCCGGGTCCGTTTGGAGGCAATATGGATGTGAAGCATTTAGTTGCTGGATCCACCCTCCATCTCCCGGTTTTTGTCGAAGGCGCTGGATTGTGCGCTGGAGATTGCCACGCGACTCAAGGCGATGGAGAAGTCTGTATCAACGGAATGGAGGCGCCTATGACAGTTACTTTTAAGGTGACTTTGGTTAAGGACAAACCGCTTGAGGCTCCCTACATTTTGACGCCTGGACAGCTGATTTCACCTCGATACACCGAGAAACCCTTCCATGCATTTGTGGAATCAGCGGTGGACCCTCGCGAAGCCTGCAAGCAGGTGGTTCGGCGAGCGATTAAGTATCTGATGGAGCGAGTAGGACTTAGCCGAGAGCAAGCCTATGTGACCTGTTCTGTTGTTCTGGATTTGAAAGTTAGCCAGTTGGTCAATGTTCCCACGACCACCATTACCGGCTATCTGCCGGAAGCTATTTTCAACGAATCAGTTTGA
- a CDS encoding amidase codes for MNLPPLSIRDWSALTRSDPELAATTFLNKTMAIPKETHGKVIASLPELEWLTESFERSAKKEAPLAGVPFMLKDLFDFPGYPTTASSSFLSELRPTPTIESALSKSFRAEGAVYCGKTHLNEFAYGLSGENPYYGDCPHPLFPERLSGGSSSGSAWIVKSGIAPIATGTDTGGSIRVPAAWCGIYGLRLSPSDWSTKGCFPLAPTFDTPGWFTATAADMITSVEALIKPASKKAKSPLRGVSLLETISDLSPAFRAKSLDTLETLNAQSDPSVTAAFRDCVKNITTHYSVLQSLEALKVHSKWLDSHKAKYDPAVWQRIDRARNWSEQQKKDALAAEEKIKAFFGSAFEQYDFIALPATQSPAITASQHTDKFRSELLSLTAPGSFARCPVLTLPIQLGNGESQGIQILYKDDASDLPIKLLKTLIGAN; via the coding sequence ATGAACCTACCTCCGCTTTCCATCAGGGATTGGTCGGCACTTACCCGCTCCGACCCCGAATTAGCCGCAACAACATTTCTGAACAAAACCATGGCTATCCCGAAGGAGACTCATGGAAAGGTGATCGCGTCGCTGCCTGAGTTGGAATGGCTAACCGAAAGCTTCGAACGATCGGCAAAAAAAGAAGCCCCCCTAGCCGGAGTCCCCTTCATGCTTAAGGATCTCTTCGATTTCCCGGGCTATCCAACCACCGCTTCCTCCAGCTTCTTAAGCGAACTTCGCCCTACCCCAACGATCGAGTCCGCCCTCTCCAAATCGTTTAGAGCGGAAGGAGCCGTATACTGCGGCAAGACACACCTAAACGAGTTTGCGTACGGCTTGTCAGGAGAAAACCCATACTACGGCGACTGCCCTCATCCCTTGTTCCCGGAACGTTTAAGCGGAGGCTCTAGCAGTGGTTCAGCTTGGATCGTGAAATCCGGAATCGCTCCCATTGCAACCGGTACCGATACCGGAGGATCTATCCGAGTACCCGCCGCATGGTGTGGTATCTACGGCCTCAGACTATCCCCTAGCGATTGGTCCACCAAAGGCTGCTTTCCCCTTGCCCCGACCTTCGACACTCCTGGCTGGTTCACGGCTACCGCTGCCGACATGATCACGAGTGTCGAGGCCTTGATCAAGCCGGCGTCAAAGAAAGCAAAATCCCCCCTCAGAGGAGTCAGTCTTCTAGAAACGATCTCCGATCTAAGTCCTGCTTTTCGTGCCAAGTCCTTGGATACACTAGAAACGCTAAATGCCCAGAGCGATCCAAGCGTGACCGCCGCCTTTCGGGACTGCGTCAAAAATATAACGACCCATTACAGTGTGTTGCAAAGTCTGGAAGCCCTAAAAGTACACAGTAAATGGCTGGACTCACACAAAGCCAAATACGACCCAGCGGTTTGGCAACGCATCGATCGTGCTCGTAACTGGTCCGAGCAACAGAAAAAGGATGCACTCGCAGCAGAGGAAAAGATCAAGGCGTTCTTCGGTTCAGCATTCGAACAATACGACTTCATCGCCCTGCCAGCGACTCAGTCCCCAGCGATCACCGCCTCGCAGCACACTGACAAGTTCCGCAGCGAGCTCCTGAGCTTAACGGCCCCCGGAAGCTTCGCCCGATGCCCTGTGCTCACCCTCCCAATACAGTTGGGTAATGGCGAGTCGCAAGGGATACAAATCCTCTACAAAGACGACGCTTCGGATCTCCCAATAAAGCTGCTTAAAACGCTGATCGGAGCGAACTGA